The following are from one region of the Paenalkalicoccus suaedae genome:
- a CDS encoding terminase large subunit: MAHNKERALEVVEFLQLLKLTDDFFGQPFVLMDWQHEIIWDVYGTVNDKGYRQYNYAYLEIPKKNAKTTTIAGLAVYHLTCDDAEGQIYCCAADRQQATLVYKAARSMIEQDESLSEFLKITDSRKEILNMETGTVLKVLSAEAYSKHGINPTVVIFDELHAQPNRDLWDVMTFGAGAARKEPLWWVITTAGDDPDRHSIGWEQHEYARRIRDGEIHDPSWYVKIFGAPDDADIYDEQIWYMANPSLGKTIDIDVIRKEALTARNNEAAEKLFRWLRLNQWVSLKKIGWQPLSLWDSTEGKWSLADLVGKKCYVGVDLSSTTDITAACYLFPPQDGIDDWRAIFDAWIPEDNMKQRVKKDHVPYDRWVDKKFLHATPGDVVDYEFVESKLVAASKQYNLKLLGVDPWNSRMLSQNLLKREIDVVEIPQDMKNMSPSMKTIERFMKSKFLTHEKNPLARWCFGNVVVAVDGNENVKPMKNKSHERIDLTVAMINAMATAMLEVNVDSIYDDRGIRVL; this comes from the coding sequence ATGGCACATAATAAAGAACGAGCGCTTGAGGTTGTGGAGTTTTTACAATTACTCAAGCTTACGGATGATTTCTTTGGACAACCATTTGTGTTAATGGACTGGCAGCACGAAATCATATGGGATGTCTATGGAACTGTGAACGATAAAGGGTATCGCCAATACAACTATGCTTATTTAGAGATACCTAAGAAGAATGCCAAAACGACGACTATCGCAGGATTAGCGGTTTACCATCTAACGTGTGATGATGCAGAAGGTCAGATATATTGTTGTGCTGCTGACCGACAGCAAGCCACGCTAGTTTATAAAGCAGCACGAAGCATGATTGAACAAGATGAATCATTATCCGAGTTTCTGAAAATCACAGACAGTAGAAAAGAAATACTGAATATGGAGACTGGTACTGTGTTGAAGGTATTGTCTGCTGAAGCATATTCCAAACACGGTATTAATCCTACTGTCGTAATATTTGACGAGCTGCACGCACAGCCGAACCGTGATTTGTGGGATGTTATGACCTTCGGGGCTGGCGCAGCAAGAAAAGAACCGTTGTGGTGGGTTATCACTACCGCAGGCGATGACCCGGATCGTCATAGTATTGGATGGGAGCAACATGAATATGCCAGACGTATTAGAGATGGGGAAATACATGATCCATCTTGGTATGTAAAAATATTCGGGGCGCCTGATGATGCTGATATATATGACGAACAGATATGGTATATGGCTAACCCGTCACTTGGAAAGACGATTGATATAGATGTTATTCGAAAAGAAGCGTTAACAGCACGAAATAATGAAGCAGCAGAAAAGCTATTTCGATGGCTCCGGTTGAATCAGTGGGTGTCACTCAAGAAAATTGGGTGGCAGCCACTTTCTTTATGGGATTCAACAGAAGGTAAGTGGAGCCTAGCAGATTTAGTAGGAAAAAAATGTTATGTTGGGGTCGATTTATCAAGTACAACCGACATTACGGCTGCATGTTACCTTTTCCCACCACAAGATGGTATTGATGATTGGCGCGCGATTTTTGATGCATGGATACCTGAAGATAATATGAAACAGCGAGTCAAAAAAGATCATGTACCATACGACCGATGGGTAGATAAAAAGTTTCTACACGCCACGCCCGGTGATGTGGTGGATTACGAGTTTGTAGAGAGCAAATTAGTAGCTGCAAGTAAGCAATACAATTTAAAACTACTTGGTGTGGATCCGTGGAACAGTCGAATGCTCTCGCAAAATTTATTGAAGAGAGAAATTGATGTGGTTGAGATACCTCAAGACATGAAAAATATGAGTCCATCGATGAAGACGATAGAGCGCTTTATGAAATCGAAGTTCTTAACGCATGAAAAAAATCCTCTTGCACGTTGGTGCTTCGGTAATGTGGTTGTTGCCGTTGATGGCAATGAGAATGTTAAGCCGATGAAAAATAAAAGCCATGAACGGATTGATTTAACAGTTGCCATGATAAATGCGATGGCAACAGCGATGTTAGAAGTGAATGTAGATAGTATCTATGACGATAGAGGAATTCGTGTCCTCTAG
- a CDS encoding P27 family phage terminase small subunit produces MAGRPSKPTQLIKLEGNKDRRTKAELEHREKVEKSLQTGTSFREEATTKADPVAHKEFLRLRKLFKGIEFVEGLDQATINRYCQLKSTEQMLQELYIEVNEKMQSYKQVSKRLSLYDDLKDIISKQNQVRDKMLKLEDRLFLNPVARMRSIPKDPDKGKPASPMQKFLDKKRNGT; encoded by the coding sequence TTGGCAGGGAGACCAAGCAAGCCAACGCAATTGATCAAATTAGAAGGCAATAAAGACCGACGAACAAAAGCCGAGCTTGAGCATCGAGAAAAGGTGGAGAAGTCTCTGCAAACCGGCACGTCGTTTAGAGAAGAAGCAACGACGAAAGCTGATCCAGTTGCCCACAAAGAATTTTTACGTTTGCGAAAATTATTTAAAGGCATTGAGTTTGTCGAAGGGTTAGATCAAGCTACGATCAACAGGTATTGCCAACTGAAAAGTACGGAACAAATGTTGCAAGAACTCTACATTGAGGTAAACGAAAAGATGCAGTCTTATAAGCAAGTATCCAAGCGTTTATCCTTGTATGATGATCTTAAAGACATTATCTCGAAACAAAACCAAGTCAGGGATAAGATGCTGAAGCTTGAGGATCGGCTCTTCTTAAATCCAGTTGCTCGAATGAGGTCGATCCCTAAGGACCCTGATAAGGGCAAACCAGCCAGTCCGATGCAAAAATTCTTAGATAAGAAACGCAATGGCACATAA
- a CDS encoding HNH endonuclease, protein MPIKPKKKCSVVSCNVLTSERFCPDHKKEYYRRLDKERGTAHERGYNSRWRKARLFYLRRHPLCKRCADNGQDVPAQVVDHIIPHKGDAKLFWAEVNWQSLCKSCHDTKTAKEDGGFGREAINEPKQ, encoded by the coding sequence GTGCCGATCAAGCCAAAGAAAAAATGTAGCGTCGTTAGTTGCAATGTCTTAACAAGCGAGAGATTTTGTCCTGATCACAAGAAAGAATATTATCGCAGGCTAGATAAAGAACGCGGTACCGCACATGAACGAGGTTATAACAGTAGGTGGAGAAAAGCCCGGCTCTTTTATTTAAGAAGGCATCCCCTTTGTAAACGGTGCGCCGACAACGGGCAGGACGTCCCCGCTCAAGTAGTGGACCATATCATCCCACATAAAGGGGACGCCAAACTATTCTGGGCAGAGGTTAACTGGCAGTCGCTATGCAAGTCATGTCACGATACCAAGACAGCAAAGGAGGATGGAGGATTTGGAAGAGAAGCAATCAACGAACCTAAACAATAA
- a CDS encoding YqaE/Pmp3 family membrane protein, giving the protein MMRFLAIVLPPVAVLFCGKPIQALINLLLTICLWVPGAIHAWGVVSDRKDDKRMEKYAKAMASSK; this is encoded by the coding sequence ATGATGAGATTTCTGGCTATTGTACTACCCCCAGTAGCAGTTCTGTTTTGCGGAAAACCAATCCAAGCACTTATCAACTTATTATTAACTATTTGTTTATGGGTTCCTGGTGCCATTCATGCTTGGGGAGTTGTATCAGATCGAAAAGATGATAAGAGAATGGAAAAGTATGCGAAAGCTATGGCATCAAGTAAATAG
- a CDS encoding site-specific integrase, which produces MNFVQPIRDVEVLREIKKYLRMWNERNYMLFLLGINSGLRISDILPLRVSDAKKNYFNLRESKTNKQKRITMTPELKRELHRYIEGKEDHEYLFQSRKGINQPLTRDAAYKILQKAAQHVNIDDIGTHTLRKTFGYHFYQKTKDVALLQEIFNHSSPQVTKRYIGINQDTMDKALKSFRI; this is translated from the coding sequence ATGAATTTCGTGCAACCTATTCGCGATGTGGAAGTTCTTCGAGAAATAAAAAAGTATCTTCGAATGTGGAATGAGAGAAATTACATGCTATTCCTCTTAGGGATTAACAGTGGTTTACGTATATCAGACATTTTGCCTTTGAGGGTATCTGACGCTAAGAAAAACTATTTCAACTTGCGTGAGTCGAAAACAAATAAGCAAAAACGCATTACGATGACACCAGAGCTAAAAAGAGAACTACACAGATATATAGAAGGGAAAGAAGATCATGAGTACCTGTTTCAATCTAGAAAAGGTATTAACCAGCCTTTGACTCGTGATGCAGCATATAAGATACTTCAGAAGGCTGCTCAACATGTCAATATAGACGATATAGGCACACACACTCTACGTAAGACATTTGGCTATCATTTTTACCAGAAGACCAAGGACGTCGCGTTACTACAGGAGATATTTAATCACAGCAGTCCTCAAGTAACTAAGCGATATATAGGCATCAATCAAGATACAATGGACAAAGCATTGAAAAGCTTTCGTATCTAA
- a CDS encoding ArpU family phage packaging/lysis transcriptional regulator, whose protein sequence is MKTMDFPLADINKKETKKKVERKLKKLYFHFRTTRSMPSVTTSYSLAPNGPSNQFSSKVEKAAIANVEQEQKLIAQEEEIQEITECINLLSSIEREVIYKEYFEDEYVFNYEIYNSMGISETKYYEIKSSAFYTLAFMLKIQVYNGEGVNA, encoded by the coding sequence ATGAAAACGATGGATTTTCCACTTGCAGACATCAATAAGAAGGAAACAAAGAAGAAAGTAGAAAGAAAGCTGAAGAAATTATATTTTCATTTTCGTACAACTAGATCGATGCCTTCAGTGACAACTTCTTATTCATTAGCACCTAATGGGCCATCTAATCAGTTTAGTTCAAAAGTTGAAAAAGCAGCCATTGCGAACGTTGAACAAGAACAAAAATTGATAGCCCAGGAAGAGGAGATCCAAGAAATTACTGAGTGTATTAATTTATTGTCATCCATTGAACGAGAGGTGATTTATAAGGAGTATTTTGAAGATGAGTACGTTTTTAACTATGAGATATATAATTCTATGGGTATATCCGAAACCAAGTATTACGAGATCAAAAGCAGCGCATTTTATACATTAGCGTTTATGCTAAAAATACAAGTTTATAACGGAGAAGGTGTTAACGCATGA
- a CDS encoding DUF3954 domain-containing protein, with protein sequence MVKINKEAWTAEVDLTENAVYIVKDGFIKKVNRPETGFGRHIVSWQKGKPVYAEIQVTEHL encoded by the coding sequence ATGGTGAAAATTAATAAAGAAGCATGGACAGCTGAAGTCGATCTAACGGAAAACGCTGTTTATATAGTAAAAGACGGTTTTATTAAAAAAGTGAATCGTCCAGAAACGGGATTTGGAAGACATATTGTTTCCTGGCAAAAAGGAAAGCCTGTTTATGCAGAAATCCAAGTAACCGAACATCTATAA
- a CDS encoding YopX family protein gives MRRELEYKAYAVDKMAKSQWIYGFGIDDVQFTKEYVNKLGRDSDWWLYSKGGTYLVHQSSVGKFTGLVDIAGQKIYSNHILEDDEKFLWTIIYKNGAYYAVCNDLMVCQLLSTVNLHCKIKGNTFEHSDLLESQ, from the coding sequence ATGAGAAGAGAGTTAGAGTATAAAGCTTATGCAGTAGATAAAATGGCGAAAAGCCAGTGGATTTATGGATTTGGGATAGATGATGTTCAGTTCACAAAAGAGTACGTCAATAAGTTAGGCAGAGATAGTGACTGGTGGTTGTACTCAAAGGGAGGTACTTATTTAGTACATCAAAGTTCTGTGGGGAAGTTTACTGGTCTTGTGGATATAGCAGGTCAGAAAATCTACAGTAACCACATCCTAGAGGACGATGAAAAGTTCTTATGGACAATCATATATAAAAATGGTGCTTATTATGCAGTGTGCAATGATTTAATGGTGTGTCAATTACTATCTACAGTCAACTTACATTGCAAAATAAAGGGTAACACTTTTGAGCATAGCGATTTATTAGAGTCACAGTAA
- a CDS encoding replication terminator protein, with product MTETKKIINLEEFANGALSERLNEELLKVLDNIADPNTLPNKARVITAKLKIVGDKERNLGNTLIEVSSKLVPAEEIPTKILIDQDSNGKTTGAELKSGVKGQTYMQDDGVYSDLGEKVYDFQSQKNMSEGAK from the coding sequence ATGACTGAAACTAAGAAGATCATTAATCTAGAAGAGTTTGCAAATGGAGCTTTATCAGAGAGGCTGAATGAGGAATTGTTGAAGGTGCTTGATAACATTGCTGATCCTAATACACTTCCAAACAAGGCTCGTGTCATCACAGCCAAGCTAAAAATAGTTGGCGACAAAGAACGTAATCTAGGAAACACGCTCATTGAAGTATCGTCCAAGCTTGTTCCTGCTGAAGAAATCCCAACAAAAATCCTTATTGATCAAGATTCAAATGGGAAGACCACTGGGGCGGAATTGAAGAGTGGAGTAAAAGGACAAACTTACATGCAAGATGATGGAGTCTATAGCGATTTAGGCGAAAAAGTTTATGATTTCCAATCTCAAAAAAATATGTCTGAGGGGGCAAAATAA
- the dnaB gene encoding replicative DNA helicase — protein MVEQIQNVEAEKLLLGAILKDSDVAKELTIEHKHISVMHRHIFEAITKIVAENEKVNLATISAYLPPGVMSQVDWRGIKDQVPSARSHETYQRLILESYKHNELKRLAQSFLEESSEHVNRDSFEDFLNKAMQLNLTHQVQKDFDLQSVLMDIWNDAESGKVDQGILTGYSELDRMTNGIKKTELTIVAARPSVGKTAFAINISNALMSRDAYGHLYSLEMGEKKFVTRMLTAEGNIDSMKMRNPKDYFEASDWDRLAYATAAVSKQSMYIHEASNVKVAQIYANTKKLMRQHPDKEHFVVIDYLQLLTPTSNKVNRNEQISEISRALKNMAMDLNIPVIALSQLSRGVEQRQDKRPMLSDLRESGSIEQDADNVLFLYRDDYYDKESEKKDIIEIIIAKQREGPVGTVELAFIKEYNKFVNLERRYAS, from the coding sequence GTGGTAGAACAAATTCAAAACGTCGAAGCCGAGAAGTTGCTTTTGGGTGCCATATTAAAAGATTCCGATGTAGCCAAAGAACTCACCATTGAGCATAAGCATATTTCGGTTATGCATCGTCATATTTTTGAAGCAATCACAAAAATCGTTGCTGAGAATGAAAAAGTGAACTTAGCTACTATTAGTGCTTATCTCCCTCCGGGTGTTATGAGCCAAGTTGACTGGCGAGGCATAAAAGATCAGGTTCCCTCTGCTAGATCACACGAGACCTATCAGCGACTCATATTAGAATCGTATAAGCACAATGAGTTGAAAAGGCTAGCACAATCATTCTTAGAAGAATCTAGTGAGCATGTTAACAGAGATAGTTTTGAAGACTTTCTTAACAAAGCGATGCAACTCAATTTAACCCACCAGGTTCAAAAGGATTTTGATTTACAAAGTGTGCTCATGGATATCTGGAATGATGCGGAATCCGGGAAAGTGGATCAAGGGATTCTTACAGGTTATAGCGAGCTAGATCGTATGACAAATGGCATTAAGAAAACGGAGTTGACGATTGTAGCAGCTCGTCCATCTGTCGGCAAAACAGCTTTTGCAATAAACATAAGCAATGCGCTTATGTCGCGAGATGCATATGGTCATCTATATTCTCTTGAAATGGGCGAAAAGAAATTTGTTACGAGGATGTTAACCGCCGAAGGGAATATTGACTCTATGAAAATGCGAAATCCTAAAGATTATTTCGAAGCGAGTGATTGGGATAGGCTTGCATATGCTACGGCTGCTGTTAGTAAGCAAAGCATGTACATCCATGAAGCATCGAATGTCAAAGTTGCTCAAATCTACGCTAATACTAAAAAGTTGATGAGACAACATCCGGATAAAGAACATTTTGTTGTCATTGACTATTTACAGCTACTTACACCGACTTCTAACAAGGTTAATCGGAACGAGCAAATTTCTGAAATTAGTCGAGCACTTAAAAATATGGCAATGGATTTAAACATCCCTGTTATTGCTTTATCGCAGTTATCTCGTGGGGTTGAACAGCGACAAGATAAGCGACCAATGCTTTCGGATCTACGTGAATCGGGAAGCATTGAGCAAGATGCTGATAATGTTCTTTTTCTATACCGTGATGATTACTACGACAAAGAATCCGAGAAGAAGGACATTATTGAGATCATCATTGCAAAACAGCGAGAAGGTCCTGTAGGTACTGTAGAACTAGCCTTTATCAAGGAGTACAACAAGTTCGTGAATCTCGAACGGCGGTATGCATCATGA
- a CDS encoding replicative helicase loader/inhibitor, which produces MTRNEVAELLEQINAAYPNKIEQTETTFNLWLRQMKDQSAADVFRRLDAYILVNKFAPGIGDLKRVERPEHNKNPLQKYEHWKSKASQGPSEEQKLRIREILSAREG; this is translated from the coding sequence GTGACAAGGAATGAGGTTGCAGAGCTTTTGGAACAAATCAATGCAGCTTATCCAAATAAGATTGAGCAAACGGAGACAACGTTTAACTTATGGCTTAGACAAATGAAAGATCAATCAGCAGCAGATGTCTTTAGACGATTAGACGCCTATATCCTTGTTAACAAGTTTGCTCCAGGAATTGGCGACTTGAAGCGAGTTGAGCGCCCTGAGCATAACAAGAATCCATTGCAAAAATATGAGCATTGGAAGTCTAAAGCTTCGCAGGGACCTAGTGAAGAGCAGAAACTTCGCATCAGGGAAATATTATCTGCTAGGGAGGGATAA
- a CDS encoding conserved phage C-terminal domain-containing protein produces the protein MNQQDFMEHMLSINIEGHVIPHAWFNALKFENGKVDLNSIVLLSEIVYWYRPVADKDKLTGEFKGYKTKFDADKLQRSYKALCSQFGLTTKQVREALKRLEDKGLVKREFRNVNVKGKQMSNAMFISLDPIKLKQISGVRIQKDVSLEGNTPLPSKETPSFPGGKDVYKDYYTEIYKEIVSFLNQQTGKAFKHTTPKTQKLIRDRLKEGNTVDDFKQVIRNKVASWKGDPKWDEYLRPVTLFSNKFEGYLNKNVPANKKPAGGFAQFAEKGDDPSDKE, from the coding sequence ATGAATCAACAAGATTTTATGGAGCATATGTTGTCAATCAACATTGAAGGGCATGTGATCCCTCATGCTTGGTTTAATGCACTCAAATTTGAAAATGGCAAAGTTGATTTGAACAGCATTGTCTTGCTATCGGAAATTGTTTATTGGTATCGACCAGTAGCAGATAAAGACAAGCTCACAGGTGAATTTAAGGGGTACAAAACTAAGTTTGATGCAGACAAGTTACAGCGATCGTATAAGGCGCTATGCAGCCAGTTTGGATTGACCACAAAACAAGTTAGAGAGGCTCTAAAGCGTTTAGAGGATAAAGGGTTGGTTAAGCGTGAATTTAGAAACGTTAACGTAAAAGGTAAGCAAATGAGTAACGCCATGTTTATTAGCCTTGATCCGATAAAGCTTAAACAAATATCGGGGGTTAGAATCCAGAAGGATGTTTCCCTAGAAGGAAATACCCCCCTTCCCTCAAAGGAAACACCCTCCTTCCCTGGAGGGAAAGACGTATACAAAGATTACTATACAGAGATTTATAAAGAAATAGTGTCTTTCTTGAATCAGCAAACAGGCAAGGCATTCAAACACACAACACCAAAAACCCAAAAGCTAATAAGAGATCGACTTAAAGAGGGAAACACTGTTGATGATTTTAAACAAGTTATTCGGAACAAAGTCGCTAGTTGGAAAGGCGATCCAAAATGGGATGAATATTTACGCCCTGTGACTTTGTTTAGTAATAAGTTTGAAGGTTACTTAAACAAGAATGTGCCAGCAAATAAAAAGCCAGCTGGAGGTTTCGCTCAATTTGCTGAAAAAGGGGATGATCCTAGTGACAAGGAATGA
- a CDS encoding Rha family transcriptional regulator: MEALTYERAGKVVTDSITLAAAFGKGHDKVLRDIRKINCSEGFRLANFGESEYQNKQGRKMPMYILTYEGFVFIAMAYTGSKATELKEAFISDFSNRLNAVESNSEHVQQLESAYIDSITLRSSQQKDLQQKVREIIYRYKEHVDDKGRRKYFASIYSSLKREYQVDSYRDILDKDFTSALEYIERWGHATFGESS; this comes from the coding sequence ATGGAAGCTTTAACATACGAACGGGCTGGCAAAGTCGTTACGGATTCAATCACTTTGGCTGCTGCTTTCGGTAAAGGGCATGACAAGGTATTACGAGATATCCGAAAAATAAATTGTTCGGAAGGATTTAGACTCGCCAATTTTGGAGAGTCCGAATATCAGAATAAGCAGGGAAGAAAGATGCCCATGTATATCTTGACCTATGAAGGGTTCGTATTCATTGCAATGGCTTATACAGGATCTAAAGCAACAGAGCTAAAAGAGGCTTTTATCTCCGATTTTTCAAATCGATTGAATGCGGTTGAATCAAATAGTGAGCATGTTCAGCAATTAGAGTCTGCATACATAGACTCCATCACGCTCCGATCATCTCAGCAAAAAGATCTTCAACAAAAAGTTAGAGAGATTATTTATCGGTATAAGGAACATGTAGATGATAAGGGTAGGCGAAAGTATTTTGCATCTATCTATAGCTCATTAAAGCGTGAGTATCAAGTTGACTCTTATCGTGACATTTTAGATAAGGATTTCACTTCAGCGCTTGAATATATTGAAAGATGGGGACACGCCACATTTGGAGAGTCGTCATAA
- a CDS encoding DUF771 domain-containing protein, which produces MEQQLNVQLTIPVPEGQVMISKVELEELKSSSLEGLYWNMKDLEKRTGKSDPWIKENILYPTKFRQELDIKNGGFVYYPVRGQTWSFQAKKMSKFLEDNFNRIFNM; this is translated from the coding sequence ATGGAACAACAATTGAATGTACAGCTTACGATTCCTGTACCTGAGGGACAAGTGATGATCTCTAAAGTTGAGTTAGAAGAGCTAAAATCGAGTTCGTTAGAAGGTCTTTACTGGAACATGAAGGATTTAGAAAAGAGGACAGGAAAGAGTGATCCTTGGATTAAAGAGAACATTTTATATCCAACGAAGTTTCGCCAAGAGTTGGACATTAAAAATGGAGGATTTGTTTATTACCCAGTTAGAGGACAGACTTGGTCGTTCCAAGCGAAGAAAATGTCCAAATTTCTAGAAGATAATTTTAATCGAATTTTTAATATGTAA
- a CDS encoding helix-turn-helix domain-containing protein: MQFGSLLRKTRKASGFSQEEVAEKLLVSRSTVSRLENDEIELKAVDLIRWFQVTQAPEITVALLVGLDVSAIQQIVSSLTQIIS, translated from the coding sequence ATGCAGTTCGGATCACTTCTACGCAAAACTCGCAAAGCATCAGGCTTTAGTCAAGAGGAGGTAGCTGAAAAGTTATTAGTCTCTAGGAGCACTGTTTCAAGATTAGAGAACGACGAAATTGAATTAAAGGCAGTCGATTTAATTCGGTGGTTTCAGGTGACACAGGCTCCTGAAATAACAGTCGCTTTGCTAGTAGGTCTCGATGTATCAGCTATACAGCAAATAGTCTCTAGTCTCACACAGATCATTAGTTAG
- a CDS encoding helix-turn-helix transcriptional regulator, which translates to MRTWMKELRISKGLTQEKVAESAGIKRPYYAMIESGDRNPSVNVAKLIADKLDFNWTIFFDKECNEKTHSEEVI; encoded by the coding sequence ATGAGAACTTGGATGAAAGAGTTAAGAATTAGTAAAGGATTGACTCAAGAAAAAGTTGCTGAATCAGCTGGGATCAAGCGTCCTTATTATGCAATGATAGAATCTGGTGATAGAAACCCTAGCGTTAATGTAGCTAAGTTAATTGCAGATAAACTGGATTTCAACTGGACAATTTTTTTTGATAAAGAATGTAACGAAAAGACACATTCCGAGGAGGTGATCTAG
- a CDS encoding helix-turn-helix domain-containing protein → MLGQRLQYLRSNRKKTQEDIAKIIGITRPAYTAYEKGKRKPDYDTLTKIAEFYDVSTDYLLGRVNDPEPQKITGADLQREAGEHGIDMFFYNQADWDNLTEQDIEELRNHFKWVVEKRKQMDEEAKKKGE, encoded by the coding sequence ATGTTAGGTCAAAGATTACAGTACTTGAGAAGTAATCGAAAAAAAACACAAGAAGATATAGCCAAAATTATTGGAATTACTCGTCCTGCATACACCGCCTATGAAAAAGGTAAACGTAAGCCGGATTATGACACACTTACTAAAATTGCTGAATTCTATGATGTTTCTACAGATTACCTCCTTGGCCGAGTAAATGATCCAGAGCCACAAAAGATTACAGGCGCCGATCTACAGCGTGAAGCTGGCGAACATGGTATTGACATGTTTTTCTACAATCAGGCTGATTGGGATAATCTGACCGAGCAAGACATTGAAGAGCTGCGCAATCATTTTAAATGGGTGGTTGAGAAGAGAAAGCAGATGGATGAGGAAGCGAAGAAGAAAGGCGAGTAG